In Nocardioides cavernae, a single genomic region encodes these proteins:
- a CDS encoding CpaF family protein — protein sequence MSLTDRLAAARSRNAEPSDTVPGAAAGSPSATATVARPSASDAKKRAGTPKSDPFQDLKRIVHQRLVEALGPKLYDAHMTQSELEQQVRLALQTAIADADIPMSSADRTRVSQEIADDILGYGPIEPLLRDPSLSEVMVNSYKDIFVERSGKLVKVDTAFTDEAHLRRTIDKIVSKIGRRVDETSPMCDARLPDGSRVNAIIPPLALDGSKLTIRKFSEDPYTVDDLISFGTLTPASAGLLEGCVRGRLNILVSGGTGSGKTTTLNVLSAFIPEDERIVTIEDAAELRLGQDHVLRLESRPANIEGKGAVTIRDLVKNSLRMRPDRVVVGEIRDAAALDMLQAMNTGHDGSISTLHANTPRDALARLETMVLMAGMDLPVRAIREQVASAVDLIIQQTRLKDGTRRITAITEIVGMEGDIITTQDVFLFDYAAGLDENGKFKGGLLSMGLRPRFLERLTDHGVHVDPAIFATGGTLR from the coding sequence GTGAGTCTGACCGATCGCCTGGCAGCCGCGCGCAGCCGCAATGCCGAACCGTCCGACACCGTCCCCGGCGCTGCTGCGGGTTCGCCGAGCGCGACAGCGACCGTCGCGCGCCCCTCAGCCAGCGACGCCAAGAAGCGCGCCGGCACGCCGAAGAGCGATCCCTTCCAGGACCTCAAGCGGATCGTCCACCAGCGCCTCGTCGAGGCACTCGGCCCGAAGCTCTACGACGCCCACATGACGCAGTCCGAGCTGGAGCAGCAGGTGCGCCTCGCACTCCAGACGGCCATCGCCGACGCCGACATCCCGATGTCGTCGGCGGATCGCACCCGGGTGTCACAGGAGATCGCGGACGACATCCTCGGCTACGGCCCGATCGAGCCCCTGCTGCGCGACCCCAGCCTGTCCGAGGTGATGGTCAACTCCTACAAGGACATCTTCGTCGAGCGCAGCGGCAAGCTGGTCAAGGTCGACACGGCGTTCACCGACGAGGCGCACCTGCGCCGCACCATCGACAAGATCGTGAGCAAGATCGGGCGCCGCGTCGACGAGACGAGCCCCATGTGTGACGCGCGACTCCCCGACGGGAGCCGTGTCAACGCCATCATTCCGCCACTGGCGCTGGACGGCTCCAAGCTCACGATCCGAAAGTTCTCCGAGGACCCCTACACCGTTGACGACCTGATCAGCTTCGGCACCCTCACGCCCGCCTCGGCGGGGCTGCTCGAAGGGTGCGTGCGGGGGCGGCTCAACATCCTCGTGTCGGGCGGCACCGGCTCCGGCAAGACGACGACCCTCAACGTCCTGTCGGCCTTCATCCCGGAGGACGAGCGCATCGTCACCATCGAGGACGCCGCCGAGCTCCGGCTCGGCCAGGATCACGTGCTCAGGCTCGAGTCCCGGCCGGCCAACATCGAGGGAAAGGGCGCAGTGACCATCCGCGACCTCGTGAAGAACTCACTGCGCATGCGGCCTGACCGCGTCGTGGTCGGCGAGATCCGTGACGCCGCCGCCCTCGACATGCTCCAGGCGATGAACACCGGACACGACGGCTCCATCTCGACGCTGCACGCCAACACTCCGCGCGACGCGCTCGCCCGCCTCGAGACGATGGTCCTGATGGCCGGCATGGACCTGCCGGTCCGGGCAATCCGCGAGCAGGTCGCGAGCGCCGTCGACCTGATCATCCAGCAGACCCGTCTCAAGGACGGCACCCGCCGCATCACCGCGATCACGGAGATCGTCGGCATGGAGGGCGACATCATCACGACGCAGGACGTGTTCCTCTTCGACTACGCCGCCGGCCTCGACGAGAACGGGAAGTTCAAGGGGGGGCTGCTGTCGATGGGCCTGCGGCCCCGCTTCCTGGAGCGTCTCACCGACCACGGCGTGCACGTCGATCCCGCCATCTTCGCCACCGGCGGAACCCTTCGATGA